The region CGGGATGCGCCTATTAGGGGCACTTTAAATCACTAATACAGACCATAATGCATGAATGAAAGACACCTCTTGACACACGATGATTCCTACATTTGTTAGGAAATAGTGTATAGTAACGAAATACGGTTTGCAGCACGGCCTTCTGGCAAACATCTGACTTCAGGGGTTTCTCCCTTGTATTGTCCTTTACCTTTTACCGTCTCATCTTCATTTCTTTTTCTCactaaaatcaaaaataaaataaaataagaaaaatttacttaacctaaatctaaacctaacaacCTTAATCTTTAATCTTGAACTTCTGTTATTTGGTCTTCAGTTTGCTTGTTGCTCGATCTTCTGTCTTCATATTTCTCTCCtttttttattgatattttattgattttttaggAGAGAATGCTTGAAATTGGATTTTCTTTTTGTGTtgctctttttcttcatttttcttctttgtttttgtttcttttcttGATTAATCTTATTTTATTGTCTCTTTTTGTCTTTGCTTTTccaatttctttatttttttcgtGTTTCTTCTTGGAAGGTCTAAGGAATTTCACCATAAAGCATAGTACTCCAATACTATGAAAAGGGAGTAATGGATAGAGGCTAAAATGAACACCTAATGATCATTGACAATGTGTCAAGATCTACTAAAAAAGGTGGGGAatgactcaaaaatgggtgttaCTGAAAAAACTTGGTCCTAAAATGTGAATTGGGGGACCCACCTCAAAGTTCAACAAGCACCTCAATGTAAGGTGTGATAAACATAACCTATCTAACTATTTACTCAAGACCCCTAGAAAAATGATGACCTATCTTAAAAAGTTGGTAAAAATCTAACTAAGTAAGGCTTGGACGAGACTCGAGAGTACTAAAGGGTATTCCCCCCAAAACCAAGATGCGAATCTTCAATGTCTTCAAAATACCTTACCGGGCTAATCTTTTCTTGCACACGTCGTCCTAACCAACCACATCCCTCTGCACCTAGACCCAATCAAGCTACCTGCATCTGACCCCCATACAAGCAGTCTCAAAGTGGTCTGTGAGGCTCATAGCGCGCCCCATTTGTCAAATACAAGGAATTTCATATCAAGACCCGGGACCAATCTACAATTCAATACTTATGACCCGACGCCATGGTACCTATAGGGAAGAGAAAACAAGagagaacaaaaatgcatgaaacttaaactagaatgcatctataaagtatgaaattttgaaaagaaagaaacaaaatatgcaatatttttgaaatttttatgtaattttatgaaTGTCATAAATGACTTACTCTAAATACAACTATATACAACCTAAATGCattcaaaataaaagaaataagaaCAACTCACCCTaagcttaaaattaagcattgtcctcaatacTTAGGATGAAAGTACGGAATGATCATATCAGGATCAAGGTGGCGGAGTCTCACGAGGACGATATGGAAAGAGCATCGGGGTCGCACACGGATGCATGGGTGGTGAGTATGAGTCGTGATGTGGGGGGTGAAAGAGCTGGTCGCTCAAATTTGAAAGGGTGAGAGAGCTGTCCGTGCAAGTTTGCGAGGGTACCCTCGTAGATCTGCGCATGTGAAGGTCTTGGCCATGCAAAGTTGTGCGGGTGGGAGGGCAGTCTCACAGATCATTGCGTGGGTGAGGGGGCGGTGTCGTACACTTTACGCAGGTGGGGGATCAGCCGCACGCGGGCATCAGAAGACACCTCGTGTTTAAACATTTTTTGAGTTGCTAGTTATGCGGGTAAGCCTTGGGTCGTACAAACTTGCGTGGGTGAGCACCTCAACCGCATAAATTGctgattttttatatttttcattatttttcgcTCTACAAACCCCGATTTTCATCCAAACTTCACCAAAATCATTGCTAAACCTGAAGATGTTTatttttgaccaacttcaagccTAGAAACATCCAAATTTCAAGTGgagattatttatttaaattgcaTTTATTTAACGTCTTTGACAGGACATAGTCCCTTTTCTTTCAACCTTCATAAATCGGAGTTTTCAATGTTATGTTGTCGAATTCTCCCATGTCGAAGCCTTCATAAAATGGTTTCAAATGGTGTCCATTCACTTTGAATATTTGATTCGTTTCCAAACTCTTGATTTCAACCGCACCATGATCAAACACTTTTATAACAACAATAGGTCCGTGCCATAGAGATCACAATTTTCTCGGGAATAGCTTTAAACATGAATGATAAAGAAGAACTTTTTGACCCAGAATAAAATGCTTTTGAGTGATGTGCTTGTCATGAAACGTATTTGTCTTTTGTTTGTAGATGCTTGAAGTTTTATAAGACTCATTTCTTAACTCTTCGATTTCTTAAAGTTGCATCTTTCGGTGCTTCCCGGTTTCTTCAAGattgaaattacactttttaaCCACATAATATGCTTTGTGTTCCAATTCCACCGGTACGTGACAAGAATTTCCACAGACGAGGCAGAATGGAGACATGCCAATTGGAGCTTTGTAGGCAGTTCAGTACGCCCACAATGCATCTTCTAACTTCAAGCTCCAATCTTTTCTTGTGGTGTTGACCGTCTTCTCAAGAATTTGCTTTTCTCTATTTAACACTTCAGGTTGGCCTTTTTTTGTGGATGGTTGGTGGTTGATATTCAGTGTGTGACACCATATCTCTTCATCATGACTTCCATCATTTTTTTGCAAAAATGAGTGCCCCTATCACTCACCAAAGTTCTTGGTACACCATATCTTGCAAAAATGTTTGATTTCAAGAAGTAAATGACAGTTTTAGCATCATCATGCGTTGTAGCCTTTGTTCCACCCCACTTTAAGACATAGTCAATCGCCAAGAGTATGTAAGTATTACTGAAAGAGACGGGGAATGGGCCCATGAAATCGATTCCCCATACATCAAATATCTCATAAATGAGGATAGGGCTTTGAATTGTTTCGTTCTTAATGGACACGGTTCCCATTCTTTGACATCTATCACAACTCTTGCAAAATAGATAGGTATCTCTTGACATTGGTGGCCAATAGAGTCCACATTCTAGCACCTTCACATGTTTCTTTTTGACCAAAATGACCTCCACATGCATACTCATGGCAAGACTTTAAGATTAATTCGACCTCATTTTGGTGAACACACCTCTGTAATAGTTGATTCGGGCAATATTTCCAAAGATAAGGGTCATCCAACACGTAGTATGTGGAGTCACTATTCAACTTGGCCTTTTGGTACCTGGTAAATGTGTATGTGATTTCTTTAGTAGCCACAAAATTGACAATATCTGCATACCATGGAATGGTGTTTGAAAGATAGAAGCGGTGTTCATCCGGAAATTCATCAAGAATGGGAGAAGAGGACCCAGTAACATTCAAATGACTTAAGTAATCCGCAACTAGGTTTTTGGCACCACTTTTGTCCTTTATCTCGAGATCGAACTCTTGTAAAAGAAGAATCCACCAAATCAATCGTGTCTTGTCATATTTCTTGGTCATTAAATACTTCAAGGCAGCATGGTCGGAGTATACAATCATCTTTGTCCCGAGTAAGTATTGTCAAAATTTCTCCAAGGCGAAGACAATGGATAAAAGTTCCTTCTCGGTGGTATAGTAGTTGGCTTGAGAATTATCCAAGGTTTTGGAGGCATAATAGATAACGTGTAATGCATTTCCCTCCCTTTGACCTAAAACCGCTCTGATGGCAAAATTTCTTGCATCACACATGATTTCAAAAGGAAGCTCCCTATTTGGAGGTTGGATTATGAGAATGGATGTGAGTAGGTCTTTAATTTTTTCAAAGGCTTCTTGACATGTGACAatgaagtcaaagtcaacatattTTTGGAGAAGGAGGCACATTGTTCTTGTgatcttaaaaaaatatttgataAATCTCCTATAGAACTTGCATGGACTAAGAAAGATCTCACTTCTTTAATATATGTTGGGTATGTATGACATGGATATAGCTTTATCAACTTTAATTCCCTTCTTGGAGACGACGTCTCCTAAGATGATGCCTTGATTGACCATGAAGTGACACTTCTTAAAGTTTAACACCAACTTATTTTCAATGCACCTTTTCAAAATATTCTTGAGGTTTCCAAAGCATTTATCGAATGAATTAACATGGACGATGAAGTCATCCATGAACACTTCAATTATATTCTCAACGTACTCGAAGAAGATGCTCACCATGTACCTTTGGAATGTGGCGAGGGCATTGCATAATCCGAATGGAATAGGAATATAGGAAAACATGCCAAAAGGGCATGTAAAAGTCGTATTGTCTTGATCTTCGTGGGGGGGGGCAATGGGTATTTGATGAAAAGGTGAGTACCCATCAAGGCAAAAAtattgtgattttcttggaaaccTCTCGAGTATTTGGTCAATGAAAGGAAGGGGAAGATTATATTTTCGTGTGcttctataatcaatgcacactcTCCATCCATTTTGAACTCGAGTGGGTACCATTACTCCTTTATTGTTTTCAACAACCGTGATTCCCATTTTCTTGGGAACCACTTAAACCGGACTAACCCATTTGGAGTTGGAAATAGGGTAAATCATATCCGCATCAAAGATCTTGATTATCCTTTTCTTGGCAACTTCCATCACTGGAGGATTTAATCTTCTTTGAGATTCCATCCTAGGCTTACAATAATCTTCCATGAGGATCTTGTAAGTACATACATTGGACTTATCCCCTTTATCTTTTAAAACTTCAATCAATTGGTATTCTTCATAATCTTTCAATTGAGAGGAGATGATCACCAGGAGAGTCTCGTCTTTACCTAGATAAGCATACTTCAAGTGTCTAGGTAAGACTTTCAATTCAAGTGTGGGTGGGTGGATTTTGGAAGGGGGCATCTTGTTTGGAGAATGAGATAACGCAAATTTAGAGACATCCTTCTTTGTTGACTTGTTAACTTCCAAAGTCTTCATAATCTCTTCAACTTCGGAGTCCAATGTATACATTTCCAATGTTTTCTTCAAACTGTTGAAGAAGCAATTGTTCGGGTATATTATGTTGAGGACAACTTGTACACAAGTTGTTGAAtcgctcccaaaaatcatgaaaagtaTCATTCTCCCCTTGAcgaatccccaaaatgtcactcCTTTGACTTGATATTCGGGAAGTGGGATAGAACTTGCTATTGAAGGCTTTGAGTAACTATTACCATGTGTGAATAGATCCTGGTGCTAAGTTGAATAACCACTCTCTAGCTTTATCTTCTAAGGTGAGTGGTAAGGCGGTTAGCTTGAAATCACCAATGTCACATGTTCGGGAAACAtactaacacatatcatatgaatGGACTTTAAATGCCTTTGAGGATATTCTGTATCCAAACCATGGAACTTGGTGAGTTGATGTatgaaacttgacttcaattcaatCCCTCGGTCGTTTGAAGGATAAACAATACAAAGAGGTGTGTAGGTAACATCCTTCTCCATCATTTGTCTAAGTGTCAACTCTTGAGGGGATTACGTAGATTGGGTTTTCTGCATGTAATTGGGAGGTTGTTAGTAAGGTGGGTATGGGTATTTTTGGTGATTGAACATTTGTGGTGGGTAAGGTTGATAATTAGGATATTGATTATAGAGGGGTTGTTGTTGTAGGTATATAGAATATTGTTGTtgtggatacatttcaggttgtTGGTATGGATGGTATGGTTAATGGACTTTATTTTGTGGTTGTTGATAATTGGGTCTATTTTGGTGAAGAGGTGGTAGATTCCAAGGTGGCATATCTATGAAAGGTTCttggtgttggtgttgttgtcttggttgttggggtggggtattggcatcttgattgtttgggtttgggttgggattgtgAGGTGGATTGTGATTCATGGCTATGTAGTTTTCAAATGGAATGTCTTCAAAGGAACTACTaatatttggagaacttggctcggtgtcggtatcacttgaagtatgaacttgatcttctatgttgagtagtggagaagaggaagaagcttgAACGAGTTGTTTTTTCTTTGCTTGTTTGGCTAAAATTTTCAACctttttgcttctttttcaatCTTCGGATTGTAAAGTAGTTCACCGGTTCTTGTagacctaggcataaacaatcaaataacaataatcAGTTTCCACGGCAGCGGCACCAAAACTTAGTGGGATGTCAAATCCACCAAGAAAATTACACCATTTGTTTGaaaataaaacgtaatataatggtaaaaatggGTATTGATAATtcgggaaatggttgtattcaatcaccaatgcaatccaatagaactagtgtaacaaaactaactaactacgattaaactaaaggggggggggggtatttgtGATTGCTtaaaaactaaaagacttgaataaataaaaatcttGAAATTAAGCAAGatgatgagatgctcaaatattggagcGCATTCGCCAACCAAGGAAATTTAAGACAATGAACATTTGtatgtttatcattaggattcaatatgaaccttatcattcatcccaaattgattataaaaatcatgaagcatgatatgccaagattacTAAAAGGTattatggaggttggggaagcccacaacacaccttgtTAATCAAAATCAAGGATTCAATTGAAGCAATTCAACCCAAGaaagttgattagccttaagaatgaaggattccctaattcctagaggatgtcaacgcttacacatccataaaggagtcatGGTCCATATGATAGAGATGATTTA is a window of Lactuca sativa cultivar Salinas chromosome 1, Lsat_Salinas_v11, whole genome shotgun sequence DNA encoding:
- the LOC111881108 gene encoding uncharacterized protein LOC111881108; the protein is MIVYSDHAALKYLMTKKYDKTRLIWWILLLQEFDLEIKDKSGAKNLVADYLSHLNVTGSSSPILDEFPDEHRFYLSNTIPWYADIVNFVATKEITYTFTRYQKAKLNSDSTYYVLDDPYLWKYCPNQLLQRCVHQNEVELILKSCHEYACGGHFGQKETCEGARMWTLLATNVKRYLSILQEL